From one Alkalinema sp. FACHB-956 genomic stretch:
- a CDS encoding Uma2 family endonuclease — MTVAMTAMGLADFLAYEDGTETLHELEDGALIVMPPESDRNRRIATFLMIYLAQCGVLPQYLTMKTELVVMGARVGVRVPDLMVLSEELAAELAGATRSTVTLEMPPPRLVVEVVSPGKENIDRDYRYKRSQYEARGIAEYWIVDPIVDRVTILTRIEGLYETATFEGEMAIRSALLAEFAPNQQLTAAQVLASGT, encoded by the coding sequence ATGACAGTTGCAATGACTGCGATGGGGTTAGCAGACTTCTTGGCCTACGAAGATGGCACCGAAACCCTGCATGAGTTGGAAGATGGAGCATTAATTGTTATGCCGCCGGAAAGCGATCGAAATCGTCGGATTGCAACGTTTTTGATGATTTATTTAGCCCAGTGCGGTGTCTTACCCCAGTACTTAACCATGAAAACCGAGTTGGTCGTGATGGGGGCGCGGGTTGGAGTGCGGGTGCCGGATTTGATGGTGTTGTCAGAAGAGTTAGCGGCAGAACTGGCTGGGGCCACCCGATCGACGGTCACACTAGAGATGCCTCCTCCTCGGTTAGTCGTAGAAGTGGTGTCTCCGGGAAAGGAGAATATCGATCGGGATTATCGCTATAAGCGATCGCAGTATGAAGCGCGGGGAATTGCGGAGTATTGGATCGTTGATCCGATCGTGGATCGAGTCACCATCCTGACGCGGATAGAGGGGCTCTATGAAACCGCAACGTTTGAGGGTGAAATGGCCATTCGATCGGCGTTATTGGCAGAGTTCGCGCCTAACCAGCAATTGACCGCAGCCCAGGTTTTAGCATCTGGCACATAA
- a CDS encoding nucleotidyltransferase family protein: MGVENKQQVIRLVEDHHQVLQQLGVNRFGLCGSFRRDEMTKVSDVDVLVIFQPGMKTFANFMDLCFFLEELFGRKVDLLTPESLSPYLKDKILAEVEYVSFP, encoded by the coding sequence ATGGGCGTTGAGAATAAGCAGCAAGTCATTCGCTTAGTTGAGGATCATCACCAAGTCTTACAACAATTGGGGGTGAATCGTTTTGGATTGTGTGGTTCATTTCGACGCGATGAGATGACCAAAGTCAGTGATGTAGATGTATTGGTGATATTTCAGCCAGGAATGAAGACGTTTGCTAACTTTATGGATCTATGTTTCTTCTTAGAGGAGCTATTTGGGCGGAAAGTCGATCTTTTAACACCAGAGTCATTAAGTCCTTATTTAAAAGATAAAATTCTCGCTGAGGTGGAATATGTCTCGTTCCCTTAG
- a CDS encoding DUF86 domain-containing protein, with the protein MSRSLRVYLLHILEETTYLLETCEGLNKQDVLNNATFQRSFVRSLEVIGEATKNLPEDFRQRHPHIPWRRMAGMRDKLIHDYFGVDYDIVWDVVVHQIPELHDQIETLIQRIQINE; encoded by the coding sequence ATGTCTCGTTCCCTTAGGGTGTATTTACTGCATATTCTAGAGGAAACAACTTATCTACTGGAAACCTGTGAAGGGCTCAATAAACAGGATGTTCTCAATAACGCAACGTTTCAAAGATCTTTTGTAAGAAGTTTAGAAGTAATCGGCGAAGCTACCAAAAACTTACCAGAAGATTTTAGGCAAAGGCATCCACACATTCCCTGGAGACGAATGGCTGGTATGCGAGACAAGTTAATTCATGACTATTTTGGAGTGGATTATGATATCGTTTGGGATGTGGTTGTCCATCAAATCCCAGAGCTACACGACCAGATCGAAACCCTAATTCAGAGAATTCAGATCAACGAATAA
- a CDS encoding restriction endonuclease subunit S: MNWQHVSLRSIATVITKGTTPTSIGHGFSDTGIPFLRVHNIHNHHISLDDVLFIDETTDEALARSRIYPKDVLVSIAGTVGRTAVVPPEAPPMNCNQAVAIIRPQDGVNPYYLSYWFNTEAAIQQIQGLQVTGTIANLSLSGIQTLHLPLPSLPEQQRMVAILDRAHAVRQKRKQAIQLMEDLLRSIFLDQFGDSVTKPKGWNRLTLGEMASIQKGLHVTPKRQDYPLEVPYLRVANVYRDQLHLEDLKTMRVTPQELQKIKLEKGDLLLVEGHGNPEEIGRSAVWDGSMQTCVYQNHLIRVRVDPKIADPTYISTYLNSEGGRRQFTKFGKTTSGLNTITASNVKAITIVCPPLELQQQYCEWQRQLTHTLQIAQASFQESEALFNTLLQRTFRGELQPVPPR; the protein is encoded by the coding sequence ATGAATTGGCAACATGTTTCTCTACGATCGATCGCGACAGTCATCACGAAAGGAACCACCCCAACGTCGATCGGTCATGGGTTTTCTGACACTGGAATTCCATTCCTACGAGTTCACAATATTCACAATCATCACATCAGCCTTGACGATGTTCTCTTCATTGATGAAACGACTGATGAAGCCCTAGCTCGCTCCCGCATTTACCCCAAGGACGTACTAGTTTCGATCGCGGGAACTGTGGGAAGAACCGCTGTCGTTCCACCGGAGGCTCCCCCAATGAACTGTAACCAAGCGGTTGCCATTATTCGACCGCAAGATGGAGTTAATCCCTATTATTTATCCTATTGGTTCAACACCGAAGCAGCAATTCAGCAGATTCAAGGGTTACAAGTCACTGGTACGATCGCGAATCTAAGTCTCAGCGGAATCCAGACCCTACACCTTCCTTTGCCTTCCCTGCCCGAACAACAGCGAATGGTCGCCATTTTGGATCGGGCCCATGCGGTGCGACAGAAGCGCAAGCAGGCCATTCAATTAATGGAAGACCTGCTGCGATCGATCTTTCTAGATCAATTCGGCGATTCCGTTACCAAGCCGAAAGGCTGGAATCGGCTAACGTTAGGGGAAATGGCTAGCATTCAGAAGGGCTTACACGTCACGCCCAAACGGCAAGACTACCCTTTAGAAGTACCCTATTTGCGCGTTGCCAATGTGTACCGAGATCAGCTGCACCTAGAGGATCTCAAAACCATGCGAGTCACCCCCCAAGAACTCCAAAAAATCAAACTCGAAAAAGGCGATCTACTCTTAGTAGAAGGCCATGGAAACCCTGAAGAAATTGGCCGATCGGCAGTTTGGGACGGTTCCATGCAAACTTGTGTCTATCAAAATCATCTGATTCGGGTCAGAGTCGATCCCAAGATCGCCGATCCCACTTACATCAGCACCTATCTCAACAGCGAAGGCGGTCGTCGGCAATTCACAAAATTTGGGAAAACAACATCGGGACTCAATACGATTACTGCATCCAACGTAAAAGCAATCACGATCGTCTGTCCTCCCCTAGAATTGCAACAACAATATTGTGAATGGCAACGGCAACTCACCCACACCCTTCAGATTGCCCAAGCAAGTTTCCAGGAATCCGAAGCTCTGTTCAACACGCTTCTCCAACGTACCTTTCGCGGAGAATTACAGCCGGTTCCGCCCCGTTAA